In Passer domesticus isolate bPasDom1 chromosome 12, bPasDom1.hap1, whole genome shotgun sequence, the following proteins share a genomic window:
- the LOC135279778 gene encoding probable D-lactate dehydrogenase, mitochondrial, whose amino-acid sequence MFPFLSRCNMALRRVLALAAAPGRRSRCSKPSLPPDFVEALRAVVGAPNVSTATAVREQHGHDESMHPCAPPDVVVWPQAVGQVQELAALCHGRRVPMVPFGTGTGLEGGVNAVQGGVCFDLSRMDAIAELSLEDFSVTVEPGVTRKALNKHLHGTGLWFPVGTVGMRGSWGWQQWRGW is encoded by the exons ATGTTCCCGTTCTTGTCCCGTTGCAACATGGCCCTGCGGAGGGTGCTGGCGCTggcggcagccccggggcgcCGCAGCCGCTGCTCCAAG CCCTCGCTGCCCCCTGACTTCGTGGAGGCCCTGAGGGCCGTGGTCGGGGCCCCCAATGTCTCCACGGCCACGGCGGTGCGGGAGCAGCACGGCCACGATGAGTCCATGCACCC ctgtgcccctccGGACGTcgtggtgtggccccaggctgtggggcaggtgcaggagctggcagccctCTGTCACGGCCGCCGTGTGCCCATGGTGCCCTTTGGCACCGGTACGGGCCTGGAAGGAGGCGTCAATGCCGTGCAG ggcgGTGTCTGCTTTGACCTGAGCCGCATGGATGCCATCGCAGAGCTGAGCCTCGAGGACTTCTCGGTGACGGTGGAGCCCGGTGTCACCCGCAAGGCCCTCAATAAGCACCTGCATGGCACCGGGCTCTGGTTCCCTGTCGGTACTGTGGGCATGAGGGGGTCATGGGGGTGGCAGCAATGGAGGGGATGGTGA